A section of the Pedobacter sp. HDW13 genome encodes:
- a CDS encoding M56 family metallopeptidase, producing MEFKLVNLLPENWLHALGATLFHSLWLGVILALLAGLVMFTTRKASAALRYNLLTVCLSLFVVAIAFTFYTELQKPVIAAQLFSNNQKVVNLSPADGQAITSVQEKMSAGMNQALSLWNAYTVQIVLIWFLIICGKSIQLIVGLNNVYHLRNHAIYAAGKKWDVKLAELGEKLGVSQPISLMQSGIAQMPMVVGHFKPLVLIPLGLLNGLSTAEVEAILAHELAHIKRKDYLVNLLQSFIEIVFFFNPAVLWVSQLIKTEREHCCDDLAIACVNDRKNYVQALVVCQEFKQRAPAYAMAVTGKQGSLLQRASRMLFNTNSTLNKMEKTILTIALVSVVVCTAAFKSVGYAKTVTGNKISSAIQVVQDSTKKRVAAKGTKRSGEEAKQGKSAEQMEREIAAKMDRTEKSLQEKNRASIEKEQDIKARIEDQKRAREDRRMAAEDIKRAKADKELAKHDAEWAKEDAKWAKEDAKWAKEHADGRGYDMPRPPRPPRPARVPRPARAPRPVSSYTIPPMPPTPPTPATPATPPTPPTPPAYGSTTTRTGVERTVTSKTVTNGDGHDYTSEINQQMIKDGIISSTNKLSYKLNKDELIVNGVKQSADVQKKYKQKFLKNEGHSLMYNFMVENHKTNF from the coding sequence ATGGAATTTAAACTGGTTAACCTTTTACCCGAGAACTGGCTGCATGCTTTAGGCGCAACACTGTTTCACTCGCTTTGGCTGGGTGTAATTTTGGCCTTGCTGGCAGGTTTGGTAATGTTTACCACCCGTAAGGCAAGTGCTGCTTTACGCTACAACCTGCTAACCGTTTGTTTAAGCCTGTTTGTTGTTGCCATTGCTTTTACTTTTTATACAGAACTTCAAAAACCGGTTATTGCTGCACAATTGTTTAGCAATAACCAAAAGGTAGTTAATCTTTCTCCTGCTGATGGGCAAGCTATTACCAGTGTGCAGGAGAAAATGAGTGCTGGTATGAACCAGGCCCTTTCGTTATGGAATGCCTATACCGTACAGATTGTTTTGATCTGGTTTTTGATCATCTGTGGTAAAAGTATCCAGCTTATTGTGGGTTTAAATAATGTTTACCACTTGCGTAACCATGCAATTTATGCTGCGGGCAAAAAATGGGATGTAAAACTGGCCGAACTCGGTGAGAAGCTGGGGGTAAGCCAACCAATTAGCCTGATGCAATCGGGTATTGCGCAAATGCCTATGGTTGTGGGGCATTTTAAACCTTTGGTATTAATTCCGCTGGGCTTGCTTAATGGTTTGTCAACTGCCGAAGTAGAGGCCATTCTCGCACACGAGCTTGCACACATTAAACGCAAAGATTATCTGGTAAACCTGCTGCAGAGCTTTATCGAAATCGTTTTCTTCTTCAACCCGGCGGTACTTTGGGTATCGCAATTAATAAAAACAGAACGCGAGCACTGTTGCGATGATTTGGCCATCGCTTGTGTAAACGATCGTAAAAACTACGTTCAGGCCCTTGTAGTCTGTCAGGAGTTTAAGCAGCGTGCACCTGCTTATGCCATGGCGGTTACGGGTAAGCAAGGTAGTCTGCTGCAAAGGGCAAGCAGGATGTTATTTAACACCAATTCAACTTTAAACAAAATGGAAAAGACAATATTAACCATCGCACTGGTTTCGGTAGTGGTTTGCACTGCTGCATTTAAAAGTGTTGGCTATGCAAAAACAGTTACCGGAAATAAAATATCAAGCGCTATTCAGGTAGTACAGGATTCGACCAAAAAGCGTGTAGCTGCTAAGGGAACGAAACGCAGCGGTGAAGAAGCAAAACAAGGCAAATCTGCTGAGCAAATGGAGCGCGAAATTGCGGCTAAAATGGATCGTACCGAAAAGTCGTTACAAGAAAAAAACAGGGCCTCAATTGAAAAGGAACAGGATATTAAAGCCCGGATAGAAGATCAGAAACGTGCAAGAGAAGATAGAAGAATGGCAGCAGAGGATATAAAACGCGCTAAAGCCGATAAAGAACTGGCTAAGCATGATGCTGAATGGGCAAAAGAAGATGCAAAATGGGCTAAGGAAGACGCTAAATGGGCAAAAGAGCATGCTGACGGAAGAGGTTATGATATGCCACGCCCGCCGCGCCCGCCACGACCAGCCAGAGTACCACGACCAGCCAGAGCGCCAAGACCTGTAAGCTCATATACCATACCACCTATGCCACCAACTCCTCCTACGCCTGCAACGCCGGCTACACCTCCAACTCCGCCAACTCCACCGGCTTATGGCAGTACTACAACCAGAACAGGTGTTGAACGGACGGTTACTTCTAAAACGGTAACCAATGGCGATGGCCACGATTATACCAGCGAAATTAATCAGCAGATGATCAAAGATGGTATTATCAGCAGCACAAACAAACTCTCGTATAAGCTTAATAAAGATGAGCTGATTGTAAACGGTGTTAAGCAAAGTGCCGATGTACAGAAAAAATACAAGCAAAAGTTCTTAAAAAATGAAGGACACTCGCTGATGTATAATTTCATGGTAGAGAACCACAAAACCAATTTCTAA
- a CDS encoding ABC transporter permease, whose translation MKTRLMHSTIPKQRIKLSWLLKMAWRDSRKNRSRLLLFISAIVLGIAALVAVYSFKDNLQKDIDAQAKELTGADLVLDSRKGVSNVMNNMLDTLGDERAQEKTFASMIYFQKGGGSRLVQMKALKGKYPYYGAIETIPVAAAKSFQLDRNALVDKTLMLQFDAKVGDSVKVGDLSFKILGTLTKAPGQTGISASIAPTVYIPLQYLEKTNLIKTGSRINHKFYFKFNDPSKIDEWVKKTDSKLEKEGFDAETVESRKEQTGRSFKDVSRFLALSGFIALLLGCIGVGSAIQVYIQEKLATIATLRCLGLKARHAFLIYLIQVFFIGLIAAVIGALLGTAIQFLLPWVLKDFLPIEITMQVSWPAVGQGILLGLIISVLFALPSLLAVRKISPLNAIRVSFERGRGRKDPLLWLVYLLMAAFIAGFTHLQMKTGVQTLFFTLSIAIAFILLLILSKLLMFMVRKLLPGTAGYLWRQGFANLYRPNNQTLMLTVSIGLSTTFICTLFFVQGILMNRVSLSSGNNQPNMVMFDIQNTQKEGLDSLTKAFKLPLMNQVPVITMRIEEINGKKSTADTNNRRAYRNEIRATYQDTLTAAEKITAGKWTGHVKASEMVYISLDQRYAQQIKVGLNDKILFNVQGMMIPTVVGSLREVNWSRMQTNFRVVFPAGVLEEAPQFHVLMTRVPSSEVSARFQGEVVRQFPNVSVIDLDLVLKLLDELLGKIGFVIQFMAGFSMVTGWIVLISSVLTSKNQRIKESILLRTMGASSKQIIRINAIEYFFLGTFAAGAGLILALGGSWALAKFSFDATFTPPFFSTLLLFGSIVLLVVITGVLSTRSILKQPPLKILRTEG comes from the coding sequence ATGAAAACCCGACTTATGCATAGCACCATTCCGAAACAACGCATTAAACTTTCGTGGTTACTTAAAATGGCCTGGCGCGACAGCCGGAAAAACCGTTCGCGCTTGTTGCTTTTTATTTCGGCTATCGTTTTGGGCATCGCTGCACTGGTAGCCGTTTATTCTTTTAAAGATAACCTGCAAAAAGATATCGATGCACAGGCAAAAGAACTAACAGGAGCAGATCTTGTATTGGATAGCCGGAAAGGTGTAAGCAATGTGATGAACAACATGCTCGATACATTAGGCGACGAGCGAGCGCAGGAAAAAACCTTCGCCTCGATGATTTATTTCCAGAAAGGTGGCGGCAGCCGTTTGGTGCAAATGAAAGCACTGAAAGGAAAGTATCCTTACTATGGCGCTATTGAAACCATTCCTGTGGCAGCAGCAAAAAGCTTTCAATTAGACAGAAATGCGCTGGTTGATAAAACCCTTATGCTGCAGTTCGATGCAAAGGTTGGCGACTCGGTAAAAGTTGGTGACCTAAGCTTTAAGATATTGGGCACACTAACCAAGGCACCCGGCCAAACCGGAATTTCGGCAAGCATTGCCCCAACCGTTTACATTCCGCTACAATACCTCGAAAAAACCAATCTGATTAAAACAGGAAGCCGGATTAACCATAAGTTTTACTTTAAATTTAACGACCCGTCGAAAATTGATGAATGGGTAAAAAAAACAGATAGTAAACTCGAGAAAGAAGGTTTCGATGCCGAAACTGTCGAATCCAGAAAAGAACAGACCGGCAGATCGTTCAAAGATGTTAGCCGTTTTCTGGCTTTATCGGGCTTTATAGCCTTATTACTGGGTTGCATAGGTGTAGGTAGTGCCATACAGGTATATATTCAGGAAAAACTGGCCACCATTGCCACCTTACGCTGTTTGGGTTTAAAAGCGCGACATGCATTTTTAATTTACCTGATCCAGGTCTTTTTTATCGGCTTAATTGCAGCTGTTATTGGTGCGCTGTTAGGCACAGCTATACAGTTTTTGCTTCCCTGGGTGTTGAAAGATTTTCTACCCATCGAAATCACCATGCAGGTTTCGTGGCCCGCAGTTGGTCAGGGGATTTTACTCGGGCTCATCATATCCGTTCTCTTTGCCCTGCCATCGCTTTTAGCGGTGCGCAAAATTTCGCCACTAAATGCCATACGGGTTTCTTTCGAAAGAGGCCGGGGTAGGAAAGATCCCTTGTTGTGGCTGGTATATCTGCTTATGGCCGCTTTTATTGCGGGTTTTACACATTTACAGATGAAAACCGGGGTACAAACGCTGTTTTTTACCCTCAGCATTGCCATCGCCTTTATTTTACTCCTTATCCTGTCTAAACTGCTTATGTTTATGGTTAGGAAACTTTTGCCTGGCACTGCTGGTTATCTGTGGCGGCAGGGATTTGCCAATCTGTACAGGCCTAACAACCAAACGTTAATGTTAACGGTATCTATTGGCCTCTCAACCACCTTTATCTGTACCCTCTTTTTTGTGCAAGGTATTTTAATGAACCGGGTTAGCCTCTCATCAGGTAACAATCAGCCCAACATGGTAATGTTTGATATCCAGAATACGCAAAAGGAAGGATTAGACAGCCTAACCAAAGCTTTTAAACTGCCTTTAATGAATCAGGTACCCGTAATTACCATGCGTATTGAGGAGATTAACGGCAAAAAATCGACTGCTGATACCAACAACCGCAGGGCATACCGTAACGAAATCAGAGCCACTTACCAGGATACCCTTACCGCAGCTGAAAAGATTACTGCCGGTAAATGGACTGGCCATGTAAAAGCCAGCGAAATGGTTTACATTTCACTCGATCAGCGTTATGCCCAGCAGATTAAGGTGGGTTTAAACGATAAAATACTTTTTAACGTACAGGGCATGATGATCCCTACAGTAGTGGGCAGCTTAAGGGAGGTAAACTGGAGTAGGATGCAAACCAATTTCAGGGTTGTTTTTCCGGCAGGGGTTTTAGAAGAGGCGCCGCAGTTTCATGTATTGATGACCAGGGTTCCCTCGAGCGAGGTTTCGGCACGTTTCCAGGGAGAGGTAGTGCGGCAATTCCCAAATGTTTCGGTAATCGATTTAGACCTGGTGTTAAAATTACTGGATGAGCTTTTGGGCAAAATCGGTTTCGTAATTCAGTTTATGGCAGGTTTTAGCATGGTAACCGGATGGATTGTGTTAATTTCTTCGGTGTTAACGAGTAAAAACCAAAGGATAAAAGAGAGTATTTTACTTCGTACCATGGGGGCCAGCAGTAAGCAGATCATCCGGATTAATGCAATTGAATATTTCTTTTTAGGCACCTTTGCAGCAGGCGCAGGATTAATTCTGGCACTTGGCGGAAGCTGGGCGCTGGCTAAATTTAGTTTTGATGCGACCTTTACACCACCATTTTTTTCTACCCTGCTATTGTTTGGTTCAATTGTATTGCTGGTGGTGATTACTGGAGTTTTAAGTACAAGAAGTATCCTCAAGCAACCACCTTTAAAAATTTTAAGAACGGAGGGCTAA
- a CDS encoding outer membrane beta-barrel family protein: MPSSSLDQIELMTNPPAKYDAAGNGGVINIKTKKTKTAGFNGGINLSLNQGQMSRSNDSFNFNYRKDKLNVFGTLSYNLNNSFTDLDLNRKYKNDDGSAKSYFNQNSYFRRQGHTFNLKTGLDFYATEKTTWGVVFTGMNRISKQVNNNTSNLSNAAMQLDSVIRAENIDQIKYQNAGVNLNYRHKFNKTGRELTFDADYLLYHNQTDQTYYNFSYLPNMALKYQDVLTGDLPSNIDIYTAKIDYSHPLANKWKLDAGAKSAYTKTDNTAGYFNTSNGKTAPDYEKSNHFLYRENINAAYLNMSREGKRFSLQIGLRYENTVSNGHQLGNLIKPDSSFKRTYNSLFPTFYLSYKLDTAGNNQLGLNYGRRIDRPYYQDLNPFFSPLDKFTYYVGNPFLKPSFTQSLELSHTFKSKITTTLSYSWVRDEVNETIEILNGTYYSRPANVGKTRVANLSVNAEIDLTKWLKLNAYTEVGRMISKTDFYTGYLVTNGTFFRAYPNLQFKISPSWSAELNGQYQSKFSNVQFLLGSVHEFGAAVQKKLSPKSTLKLTAGDIFRNRIFNGIINNLAATEANWVNRQDSRRMVLSYSYRFGKAFSTPSNHESSGADAEKNRVKN; encoded by the coding sequence TTGCCCTCTTCATCACTAGATCAGATTGAACTGATGACCAATCCGCCGGCCAAATATGATGCGGCCGGAAACGGAGGGGTAATTAACATCAAAACCAAGAAAACCAAAACGGCAGGTTTTAATGGTGGGATTAACCTGAGTCTGAACCAGGGGCAAATGAGCCGTTCGAACGATAGCTTTAATTTTAATTACCGTAAGGATAAGCTGAACGTTTTCGGAACACTGAGTTACAACCTCAACAACAGTTTTACCGATCTGGATTTGAACCGAAAATATAAAAATGACGATGGTAGTGCCAAATCCTACTTTAACCAGAATTCATATTTCCGCAGGCAGGGCCACACCTTTAACCTGAAAACAGGCCTTGATTTTTATGCTACTGAAAAAACAACCTGGGGCGTGGTGTTTACAGGGATGAACCGGATTTCGAAACAGGTAAACAACAATACAAGTAACCTATCCAATGCAGCTATGCAACTTGATTCGGTCATCCGTGCTGAAAATATCGATCAGATTAAGTACCAGAATGCCGGGGTTAATTTAAATTACAGGCATAAATTTAACAAGACAGGCAGGGAACTAACTTTCGATGCAGATTACCTCCTTTATCACAACCAAACTGATCAAACTTATTACAATTTCAGTTATCTGCCCAATATGGCTTTGAAGTATCAGGATGTTTTAACGGGCGATTTACCTTCGAATATCGATATTTATACCGCTAAAATAGATTATAGCCACCCGCTGGCCAATAAATGGAAGCTGGATGCAGGAGCCAAGTCGGCCTATACCAAAACAGATAATACCGCAGGTTATTTCAATACCTCGAACGGAAAAACTGCTCCCGATTACGAAAAGAGCAATCACTTTTTATACCGCGAAAATATCAACGCAGCTTACCTGAACATGAGCAGGGAAGGGAAAAGATTTTCGTTACAGATAGGGCTACGCTACGAAAATACAGTTTCGAACGGGCACCAGCTTGGTAACCTAATTAAGCCCGATTCGAGTTTTAAACGTACTTACAATAGCCTGTTCCCAACATTTTATCTTTCGTACAAGCTCGATACAGCAGGTAATAACCAGCTGGGCTTAAACTACGGTCGCCGCATTGACCGTCCTTATTATCAGGATCTGAACCCTTTCTTTTCACCGCTGGATAAGTTTACCTATTATGTGGGTAATCCTTTTCTAAAACCTTCGTTTACACAGAGCTTAGAACTATCGCATACCTTTAAAAGCAAAATAACCACCACCTTAAGTTACAGCTGGGTGCGCGATGAGGTAAATGAAACCATTGAAATTTTAAATGGTACCTACTATAGCCGTCCGGCCAATGTGGGTAAAACCAGGGTCGCTAATCTTTCTGTTAATGCAGAAATTGATTTAACCAAATGGCTTAAACTGAATGCTTATACGGAGGTGGGCAGAATGATTTCGAAGACAGATTTCTATACTGGTTATTTGGTAACCAACGGTACTTTTTTCAGGGCTTATCCAAATCTACAGTTTAAAATCAGCCCAAGCTGGAGCGCCGAGTTAAACGGACAATACCAGAGCAAGTTTTCTAACGTACAGTTTTTATTGGGATCAGTACACGAGTTTGGCGCAGCAGTACAGAAAAAATTGAGTCCAAAAAGTACATTGAAATTAACAGCTGGTGATATTTTTAGAAACCGCATATTTAATGGGATAATTAACAACCTGGCCGCTACCGAGGCTAACTGGGTAAATCGACAGGATTCGAGAAGAATGGTTTTAAGTTATAGCTACCGCTTTGGTAAGGCTTTTAGCACACCATCTAATCACGAATCATCGGGGGCAGATGCAGAGAAGAACCGGGTAAAGAATTAG
- a CDS encoding BlaI/MecI/CopY family transcriptional regulator: MKVNQTENNLPEPTKAELEILQVLWEFGPSTVRFVNDQLNTQREVNYTSTLKQMQILTEKGILKRDESQMKHIYIPVEAEEKTKVQLLDRFVNTLYKGSASQLMMQLLGNEKTSKKEIEEIKRLLDSME; the protein is encoded by the coding sequence ATGAAAGTGAATCAAACTGAAAATAATCTACCCGAACCTACCAAAGCTGAATTAGAAATATTGCAGGTTTTGTGGGAATTTGGTCCTTCTACAGTTCGGTTCGTGAACGATCAGTTAAATACGCAACGGGAAGTGAATTATACTTCAACCCTTAAACAGATGCAGATTTTAACAGAGAAAGGAATTTTAAAGCGTGACGAAAGCCAAATGAAGCACATTTATATTCCGGTTGAGGCAGAAGAAAAAACCAAAGTACAATTGTTAGATCGTTTTGTAAATACCCTGTACAAAGGATCGGCATCGCAACTGATGATGCAGCTTTTAGGGAATGAAAAGACATCTAAAAAAGAAATCGAAGAGATTAAGCGGCTATTGGATAGCATGGAATAA
- a CDS encoding FadR/GntR family transcriptional regulator — MFAYKFKAMEQESKLFEQVSVKIRDDIKAGKFKTGEKIPPEPALMELYGVGRSTIREAVKSLTLSGILTVKQGFGTLVNAVPTEPIEQRLRRSDFEEINHVRSILEQEIVLLATQNRTATDLEAMAAALENRKLAIEKESRLDCANADIEFHLAIARSSGNHVLADLYESFTVIIRDFFAKRAPSGIAHFAMSHHLHQALFNAIKDGNADAARETTITILNNNH, encoded by the coding sequence ATGTTTGCATATAAATTCAAAGCTATGGAACAGGAAAGTAAACTTTTCGAGCAGGTTTCGGTTAAAATTCGGGACGACATTAAAGCAGGCAAATTTAAGACGGGTGAAAAAATACCACCCGAACCAGCCCTGATGGAGCTTTACGGAGTAGGTCGATCTACCATTCGCGAAGCGGTAAAATCGCTCACTTTATCAGGTATACTTACTGTTAAGCAGGGTTTCGGCACTTTGGTAAATGCAGTACCAACCGAACCGATTGAACAAAGGTTACGCCGATCGGATTTTGAAGAAATTAATCACGTAAGATCGATCCTGGAGCAGGAAATTGTATTGCTGGCTACCCAAAACCGTACAGCAACCGATCTGGAAGCTATGGCTGCAGCACTGGAAAACAGAAAGTTGGCTATTGAAAAAGAATCGCGGCTGGATTGCGCCAATGCTGATATTGAATTTCACCTGGCCATTGCCCGTTCATCAGGCAACCATGTTTTAGCCGATCTTTACGAAAGCTTTACCGTTATTATTCGTGATTTCTTTGCCAAAAGAGCTCCATCGGGCATTGCACATTTTGCCATGAGCCATCACCTACATCAGGCTTTATTTAACGCGATAAAAGATGGAAACGCCGATGCGGCTCGCGAAACAACCATTACCATATTGAACAATAACCATTAA
- a CDS encoding gluconate:H+ symporter: protein MSLFILLLGILLLFVLILKKINPMIALLAVAIITGLLLGMPAAKVMSAISNGIGSTLGSMVMVLALGAMMGKLIEDSGSAKKIVFILIKAFGQKNIQWAVLLTGLLVGIPLFYNAGFVVLIPLVFAISSATGLSKLYIGLPMATALSVTHGFLPPHPGPVALAGIFHADIGKTLIYGLILSLPIAVIAGVYLPRLLLKRSTNVIQDGFVINEDDNLPSASKSFITALLPVFLIVAGTLGSSLKMDYPGKAIFVFLADPTAALLLSVVLTLMLQKASIAKAMESCTEGVKSIAMIVLIIAAGGAFKQILIDSGMGETVKQLTGGLNLSPLLLAWLITASLRVTLGSATVAALTASGMVLPLIGPGTPPELMVLSVGAGSLMFSHVNDTGFWMFKEYFNLTLKETFSTWTVMESLVSVLGLVGVLVLNQIV from the coding sequence ATGTCATTATTCATCTTACTTCTTGGTATCCTCCTGTTGTTTGTTTTGATTTTGAAAAAGATCAACCCGATGATTGCCCTGCTGGCTGTAGCCATTATTACTGGTTTGCTTTTGGGTATGCCGGCAGCCAAAGTAATGAGCGCCATAAGCAACGGCATTGGCAGTACACTGGGCAGCATGGTAATGGTTTTGGCACTTGGTGCCATGATGGGTAAACTGATTGAAGATAGTGGTTCTGCCAAAAAGATTGTATTCATTCTCATTAAGGCTTTTGGTCAAAAAAACATCCAATGGGCAGTGCTTTTAACTGGTTTATTGGTTGGCATTCCGCTTTTTTATAATGCCGGATTTGTGGTTTTAATCCCCCTGGTTTTTGCTATCTCTTCGGCAACAGGTCTGTCCAAACTATACATTGGGCTACCTATGGCTACAGCGCTTTCGGTAACACACGGCTTTTTACCACCGCACCCGGGCCCGGTAGCTTTGGCTGGTATATTTCATGCCGACATTGGAAAAACACTGATTTATGGATTAATTTTAAGTTTGCCCATTGCAGTTATTGCAGGGGTATATTTACCAAGGCTGCTCTTAAAACGAAGCACAAACGTTATACAAGATGGCTTTGTAATTAATGAGGACGACAACCTGCCTTCGGCTTCTAAAAGTTTTATTACGGCACTGTTACCAGTATTTTTAATTGTTGCGGGTACACTGGGTAGTAGCCTTAAGATGGATTACCCCGGTAAAGCCATCTTTGTATTTCTCGCCGATCCGACTGCCGCACTGCTCCTATCGGTAGTGCTTACCTTAATGCTGCAAAAAGCGTCGATTGCTAAAGCGATGGAATCTTGTACCGAAGGGGTAAAAAGCATTGCCATGATTGTGCTAATTATTGCGGCAGGTGGCGCCTTCAAACAGATTTTGATTGATAGCGGCATGGGCGAAACGGTAAAACAGCTTACCGGTGGTTTAAACCTATCTCCTTTGCTGTTAGCCTGGCTCATTACGGCATCGCTCAGGGTAACTTTGGGTTCGGCCACAGTTGCAGCATTAACTGCATCAGGCATGGTTTTACCCTTAATTGGCCCGGGTACCCCACCCGAGCTGATGGTCTTATCAGTTGGTGCCGGAAGTCTGATGTTCTCGCACGTTAACGATACGGGTTTCTGGATGTTTAAAGAATATTTTAACCTCACGCTAAAAGAAACCTTCAGCACCTGGACGGTGATGGAAAGTTTGGTATCTGTATTGGGTTTGGTTGGCGTGCTTGTATTGAACCAGATTGTGTAA
- a CDS encoding carboxypeptidase regulatory-like domain-containing protein: MKTIIVALLAMWMNIAFTFAQAQTPSSKIYGRVLDAEGKNIEFATVALLKDAVLLKTSFTEADGRFGFDKLAYGRYLLKVSVVGASIYQSDTLLVDAAHTSIALADIKMATGINNLKEVTVAGQKAFVERKIDRMVVNVDALISNAGTTALDVLSKSPGVSVDQNGAISLKGKNGVAIFIDDKPTYLSGATWKTTCALCPLHH, encoded by the coding sequence ATGAAAACAATAATTGTGGCCCTGTTGGCCATGTGGATGAATATTGCCTTTACTTTTGCTCAAGCTCAAACGCCATCATCCAAAATTTATGGCCGGGTATTGGATGCCGAAGGCAAAAACATCGAATTTGCTACCGTGGCCCTGCTAAAAGATGCGGTTTTGTTGAAAACCAGCTTTACCGAAGCTGACGGACGTTTTGGTTTCGATAAGCTCGCTTACGGCAGGTATCTGCTTAAAGTATCAGTGGTAGGAGCATCCATTTACCAAAGCGACACTTTGCTGGTGGATGCAGCACATACCAGTATCGCATTAGCCGATATTAAAATGGCTACCGGTATCAATAACCTTAAAGAGGTAACGGTTGCTGGTCAAAAAGCTTTTGTTGAGCGGAAAATAGACCGTATGGTAGTGAATGTTGATGCACTGATTTCGAATGCAGGCACCACAGCACTGGATGTGTTAAGCAAATCACCTGGTGTAAGTGTCGATCAGAATGGAGCCATCTCGCTTAAGGGAAAAAATGGGGTGGCCATTTTTATCGATGATAAACCTACCTACCTTTCGGGGGCGACCTGGAAAACTACCTGCGCTCTTTGCCCTCTTCATCACTAG
- a CDS encoding sulfite exporter TauE/SafE family protein, translated as MSILTFTLILILGAYLAGLVGSLTGLGGGVVVIPLLTLVFHVDIRYAIGAALLASIANSSGAASAYIKEGITNIRLGMFLEIATTLGAVLGALIAIYTPTNTIAILFGCVLLFSAAMTLRKKNQEALTEGSHLSAVLKLNSSYPTPSGNVAYKLKNVGAGFSIMTVAGVMSGLLGIGSGALKVLAMDTAMKIPFKVSTTTSNFMIGVTAAASAVVYLQRGYMDPGIAFPVVLGVLGGAFTGAKLLTHINPSTLRIIFCIAITFVAFEMIYNGYHHQF; from the coding sequence ATGTCAATTTTAACTTTTACCCTGATTTTAATCCTTGGAGCATACCTTGCGGGTTTAGTTGGGTCGTTAACCGGTTTGGGTGGCGGCGTAGTCGTTATACCACTGCTTACCCTTGTTTTCCATGTCGATATCCGCTATGCCATTGGTGCAGCGTTATTGGCTTCTATCGCCAACTCATCGGGAGCTGCCAGTGCTTATATCAAAGAAGGTATTACCAACATCCGGCTGGGCATGTTCCTCGAAATTGCCACTACACTTGGTGCAGTTTTAGGCGCTTTAATTGCCATTTATACCCCTACCAATACCATTGCTATACTTTTTGGCTGTGTACTGCTTTTCTCTGCCGCCATGACGCTTAGAAAAAAGAACCAAGAGGCTTTAACGGAAGGCAGTCACTTATCGGCGGTTTTAAAACTGAACAGCAGCTACCCTACCCCATCAGGCAACGTAGCCTACAAACTCAAAAATGTGGGCGCAGGTTTTTCGATCATGACAGTAGCGGGCGTAATGTCGGGCTTACTAGGTATCGGCTCAGGTGCATTAAAGGTACTGGCAATGGATACTGCCATGAAAATCCCCTTTAAGGTGAGTACCACAACCAGTAACTTTATGATTGGGGTAACGGCGGCGGCCAGCGCTGTGGTTTATCTGCAACGGGGTTACATGGATCCGGGCATCGCTTTCCCCGTAGTACTTGGGGTATTGGGTGGCGCATTTACAGGTGCAAAATTGTTAACGCATATCAATCCTTCTACCCTGCGGATTATCTTTTGTATTGCGATCACCTTTGTGGCCTTCGAAATGATTTATAACGGTTATCACCATCAATTTTAA